Sequence from the Flavobacterium sp. J372 genome:
CTACGTTTGGAAGGGATAAGCGCTGAAAGCATATAAGCGCGAAACCCACCACAAGATGAGATTTCTTTTAAAGGTCGTGGGAGATGACCACGTTGATAGGCTACAGATGTAAAGGCAGTAATGTCATAGTCGAGTAGTACTAATAACCTGTAAGCTTATGTGCACACCTCCCCCGGTGCAAGCCGGGGGAAGGAACTTTCTAAATAAAACAACCTTGATTTTCTTTATCGCGATATGTTAACTTATTAGCCACTAGTTCTTAGGCACAAGCCAAAAGTACTGTGGACGAAGCAAAGAGCTAGTGCCTTGTGGCTATTGGCTTTTGCCTCGAAAAGTTTAAGGTGATTATTGCGGCGGGGCTCACCTCTTCCCATCCCGAACAGAGAAGTTAAGCCCGCCTGCGCAGATGGTACTGCATCTTGTGGGAGAGTATGTCATCGCCTTTTTTTAGAAACCCTTCATCCAACAGATGAAGGGTTTTTTGTTTTTGGTGCGATACAGCCTGGTCATGAGCCATTCCTTAAAAAAAAAAAGCTCTTGTCAAATAATGGCAGGTTTTTTCTGTTTGGTGTGTATCACTTATAGTTTAAATTCATCTATGCGAATACTGATGGTTTAAAGTATAATTTATGACCACATAAATATTAGGACTTGTTACATGATAATAACCATATTAATGTACAATAGATAAAAAAGTTAAACATTTACTAATACTTACAAATTAATACTTAAATTTGATTGCTATGAGACTTTTTTATCGATGGGTGAGAATATTATAAAGCGGGAAGGAAAATCGATTAGAGTATATTTTTTATTTATTATAGTGCTATTTATGTACTATATGCCTTCTCATGCCCAGCTGCCAGATTTTACCCTTGATGTTCAAAAGCAGGACGAATCTTGTATAAATAACGGTAGTCTTACATTTACAACACAAGGGACAGATCCTTTGGCAAATGTCTTATATACAGTCTATAAGTTTCCTAACCTTACTGTGCCAATTTCAGTATTAGGGACAAATTTTTTAGGTGGTCTTAGTGCGGGTCAATATAAAGTTAAGGCTGCCCAAATATTAAATACACTTTCAAATGAAAAAGAACAGAATATAACAATAAACCAGGTTAGTATCCCTTTTTCATATGCAATAGCAGTAACAAACCAAAACTGTAGCCAAGGTGCGCAAATTACAATCAATACAACTTCAGGCACTGCTACACAGTTTGAAATAATATCAGGGCCTGTTACCCGCCCACTACAAAGCTCTAATATATTTAGCAGTTTACCTGCAGGAACTTATAATATTAAGGCATATGATAGCTGTGGTGAAGGACTGGTCACCACTTATACATTATCATTAACTAATTCTGGTCTATCAATTTCTGACCCGATTGTTGAACAAGCAGCAGTGCCTGATTGTAGCGTTATTTCTATTTCAAATACTATTAGTAGTTCAGAAGGAAGTAGTATTAGTTACCCAATTACAGTGATGTATACAATCCATCCACCCGATGGTACCGGAAACATCGTAATTACAGATTTATTTTCTACAGGAGATCCGGCAAATCTTGAAATTGAAAAAATAATTTCTACGTATGGTGCGGCACCATTTACTTATGATATCTTAATTACAGACAATTGTGGTAGTGTTTATCAAAAAAATGGAATGACAGTTGATCCTAGTCCTGTTATTGATTATGCTGCAGTTCCTACGCCTTGTGGTCAAAAATATCTTAAGTTGCAAGTATCTAATTTTGTACCTCCATACAATCTCACTTTTATTAATCCGCCAACGGGGTTTAACCCAATGGCATATAATGCTTCACACCCCGGGCCTTTCAGCACTTCATCCGTTGACTATGGTAGTGAGCTTAATACGTTGCCAGAAGGCACTTACATAATTTCTGTTACTGATGCCTGTGGGCGGACAGGTAATGTTACCGCTGAAATTGTGAATGATGATAAAGATGCAGAAGCAGCTGCCAGAAATAACGGTTGTTTTGCGGTATTGGGTAGAATCACTGTTAATGTGCCCGAAAGGGATATCATTGCAGCAAGAGTTTTAATTGCACCAGCTGAATATACTGCACCACTACCGCATATTGTTACTGGTTTCATTACAAATGGAAGGCTTATCCTTAATAATGTACCTATTGGCAGTTATGAGATTGAAATTACTGACCAATGCAATATCATACATATAGTTCAGGTAGAAGTTCCGCCATTTGTGCAGCGACCCTTTGCTGCCGAGTTTCGTCCTGATTGTGCATCAGGTAATGCTTCAGTTAAATTCTGGAGTAAAAATGCACCCCTTACAGAAGCTTCAGTCACGGCTGCCCCAGCGGCATTCCAACCAACATTACCTTATAATGCAACATCAGCAATAGATTCAGGAGAGTTATATCTTGACAACCTGCCGCAGGGTAATTATACATTTACCGGTAAAGATGGATGTGGTATTATTGAGGCGGTAAGTATTACAATTTCAGGGGTACACGACGATGCTAACTCTTTTACTTTTCTTCCATATTGTGGATCGTTTGACATTGACATGAATGATAATACGGCTCTTACAGGGGCTAAATACTGGCTTCAAAGACAAAATCCTACTACCGGCGCATGGGGTCATCCCGCCACAGGAAGTATGTATACCGAAGGAGAACTGCCATCAGATACAGATTCGCAGTCGCTTACAAATAATCAGATTACCCACAATTTCACGATAGACGGCGATTTTAGGATTGTGAGAAGTTTTGAAAGTTTTGGTAGCGGAGAGGATAAAAAGTTATGCCTGAAAACGCTTGGTGAATTTTCATATAGCATGGATCTCACCATAACAAATGCATACAGCCTTAGTTGTACCGGAAATCCGGATGATATACTTATCGTCGCTGAAAATGGGCTGGAACCCTACACCTATTCAATTACTTCTAAAGACGGACAGCCGTTTGCCATTAATAACGGCAATAATCCTGTTTTTAGCGGATTAGCACCCGGATCATATGATTTTATGGTTCATGATTCCTGTACAAACAACAGGCCGATATCACTAAACATTACTACACTGCCACCGTTAGTTGATGCGGTAAATGCTGATGATATTGTAATTTGTGCAGAAGGGCAAACGACTAATCAACCCTTTAATTTACGTATCAGAGACACACAAATTCTTAACGGGCAAAGTCCCGCATTATATACTGTAACTTATCATTTGTCTCAGGCCGATGCAGATAATAATATTAATTCACAGCCTGATGTCATAAATAACACAATAAACAATCAGCAAATTTTTGCAAGGGTTGTCCACAATTCAA
This genomic interval carries:
- a CDS encoding T9SS type B sorting domain-containing protein, which produces MYYMPSHAQLPDFTLDVQKQDESCINNGSLTFTTQGTDPLANVLYTVYKFPNLTVPISVLGTNFLGGLSAGQYKVKAAQILNTLSNEKEQNITINQVSIPFSYAIAVTNQNCSQGAQITINTTSGTATQFEIISGPVTRPLQSSNIFSSLPAGTYNIKAYDSCGEGLVTTYTLSLTNSGLSISDPIVEQAAVPDCSVISISNTISSSEGSSISYPITVMYTIHPPDGTGNIVITDLFSTGDPANLEIEKIISTYGAAPFTYDILITDNCGSVYQKNGMTVDPSPVIDYAAVPTPCGQKYLKLQVSNFVPPYNLTFINPPTGFNPMAYNASHPGPFSTSSVDYGSELNTLPEGTYIISVTDACGRTGNVTAEIVNDDKDAEAAARNNGCFAVLGRITVNVPERDIIAARVLIAPAEYTAPLPHIVTGFITNGRLILNNVPIGSYEIEITDQCNIIHIVQVEVPPFVQRPFAAEFRPDCASGNASVKFWSKNAPLTEASVTAAPAAFQPTLPYNATSAIDSGELYLDNLPQGNYTFTGKDGCGIIEAVSITISGVHDDANSFTFLPYCGSFDIDMNDNTALTGAKYWLQRQNPTTGAWGHPATGSMYTEGELPSDTDSQSLTNNQITHNFTIDGDFRIVRSFESFGSGEDKKLCLKTLGEFSYSMDLTITNAYSLSCTGNPDDILIVAENGLEPYTYSITSKDGQPFAINNGNNPVFSGLAPGSYDFMVHDSCTNNRPISLNITTLPPLVDAVNADDIVICAEGQTTNQPFNLRIRDTQILNGQSPALYTVTYHLSQADADNNINSQPDVINNTINNQQIFARVVHNSIPICHKVVAFRLKVSTPPVIVMPTQYYICGGNGSVTLEANAGHDTYVWSTGATTRSITVTTPGIYTLDVTDNGCSTQQTITVSPSEKPSITEIETIDWTVDDNSITIVAGGAGSYLYSLDGGPFQRSNVFENLPIGMYKVAVKDEFGCGEISEDVVLLNYPKFFTPNGDGQNEKWRIKFATFEPNLQIYIFDRYGKLITGFTGEGEGWDGTLNVKPLPSTDYWFVVERESGIVYKGHFSLIR